The following DNA comes from Nocardioides sp. JQ2195.
CCGCGACCCTTCGGGCGGTGGTCCGCGGTAGTGGCGAGGGCAGCTGGCAGGTCTCGCCTGGCATCGGCCGCCACAGGTCCCGCCTTCCCGCATCGCAGCCGTACGAGACGCTGGACAGCCCGGAGAACCGCTGGCTGCGCGTGCAGTTGGAGAGGGCGACGAATTCGCTGGCCCAGTTGCGTGAGGCCCACGAGGCATCACAGTCGAACCGCAAGGGAAAGCCGAGCGCCCGCAACGTCGCGATCGCGAACGAGCTCGCAGCGATGGAAGAGTCGCTGGTGCCATTCCTGAGCACGTCGCCGCTCACGGACGCCGCGCCTATCGTCGCTCAGGGGTTCACGTCGCTGACGCTGCAGGGCCGCCCGGGCTACCGCGAGGCATACCAGGCTCTGCTCCGGCTCAACATGTCGCTAATCGTTGGTGGCGACGCGGTCAACATCCCCATGCGGGATCTCTCAGAGCTGTACGAGATCTGGTGCTTCCTCGCTGTGGTCCACCAGGTCTCCGAGGTTCTCGACACACCGATCGACGTCTTCGACCTGATCGAACTGCGCGACACCGGTGTCCGGCTCAACCTCGTCCCGGGCGCGAAGAGCACGGTCAAGATCCAGGCCGCCACCTGTGCCGCCAACGTCACCTATAACCGTGAGTATCAGATGCGGTCGGGTCCGCAGCGGCCCGACATCGTTATCGAGTTGCTTCGCGATGATATGCCGCCGGTCTTGCTGTTGCTCGACGCCAAGTACCGCGTCGACTCCACCCCTGAGTACGTACGGACGTTCGGGTGTCCGGGACCGCCAGCGGACGCCATCGGCCAGTTGCACAGATATCGTGACGCCATAACCGTGAAGTACCCGAGGTATCGGCGGGGTCGTCCAGTGGTTCGAGCTGCTGCCCTGTTCCCCCTCGGCGAAGGCGATTCCCAGGCGTGGGTGGAGCATCCGTACTTTGGGGCCATCGACGAAGTAGGCATCGGCGCACTGCCATTCCTGCCCAGCAACACCGCTTGGGTGGAAGAATGGCTTCGTCACGGAATCGACGCCCCAGCAGATCGTCTTGCGTGGCCCGGTCCCGACTTCATCGCGTGGAGCCAGGTCCGGAAACCTTCCCACCTCTGAGCGACCGATCTCCCGACGCTAACCACGCGGCCTCGCTCTCGGCCTGAGCGACATAGCGCAGCTCGAGGGCACGTGCGATCCTCCGCTGACCAGGTGACGCCGCCGTGTGAGTCAGCGCATCCACGAGTTGATCGAGGGTGCGGGCATCAACTAAATCAGAGTCAGCGAGGTGGTCGGCATAGTCGTCGACCAGGATCCGTGAGGACAAGTCGTCGCGATGGTGCACGACGAGCAGGTGCGGCACCACCGCACGCCCCAGCAGGTCCTCGGTCACTGCCACCCCAAGGGCGTGACATCGGACCAATTGATTTAGTTGCGGCGCACCAAAAACCGCATCCGGGTCGTTCCAGACCCCTACGCGTGCAGCGAGCTCGCGATACGGCCGCTTATCGATGTCGACCCGCCTGCTGTTGAACCTGTCGGCGTACTTGGTCTCAATCGCGACCAGCTCGTCGCCCGAACGCGTACGCACCTGGACCAGGGCATCGATGCGCGTCATATCGTTGAGGTACTCGCTGCGGCGCCGTGGGGCATATTCGACCCACACACCGGTGATCCGCTCGAGGTCCGGCCGGTCGAGAAGAAGTCCCAGCGCTCGTGCCGCCCACCGAGGCGATTCCTGCATCGTGCCGAGCAGGTTTAGGGTGAGCGTCTGGCTCGAGGTTAGGTATTTTGTGCAACGGACCGGGTCAACGCCCCACCCTGCTGCCCGGCGTCGCTGGTAGAGACGCTGAGACGCCTCCGAAGTGAAGTTGTGCCCAGCCACCGCATCAGCATCCGTCAAAATGCTTCCGAGCGCCCGCGGAGCCCTTCCTGCGGTCACGCCGAAGCTAGGTAGCCCGAGCACGGCGGCGCGATACCACGACTGGTGAAAGCGAACTCGGCGTGCGAGAACCGGCTCGTCGGGGCGCTGGGGTCCGATGACGTTGAGATCGACGTCCCTCCACCTAGTCGCACTCACCTCACAAGGGTAGGCGCGACGTTTGCCGATGCGCGGATCGACGCGTCGTCGCCCAGATTGTGGCGGGCCTTCGGCCTGCCGAGCGAGCCGATCCAAAGCATCAGCGTCCGCAAGCCCAGTAGCATCAACTTGATTGCGTCCCACCCGAGCCCGAGAACCCCAAGGTTCAACCACCCCGGAGCACCAGCGGCCACGGCCTCCGCCGTGGCGTGCATGGCGATGAGAAGTGCAGTCCCTAATGCGAGCAGCCCGACAGCAGTTCGAAGTCGCGGCGGCGCTACTCGGACGCGACGTCGCACCTACACCCACCTCATGCCCACCAGCGCCGACCGCACCCGCGCAGCCATCGACACCGCTTTCACCACGGATCGAACCAAGGACGAGAACTACAACGAGGCCGCCGACGAGTACACGTCAACCACCTAGCACCCAAGACGCTGCACCCCAGGATGGACGCCCGAAGCGACGGATGGTCACTCACCGGAGGTCGGGGGAAAGAATTGAACCTGCTACCCCTTGCCTCAGTGCGGTGAACGATTGCTCCGCCCCGCCGCTAGCCGGGTTTCCGCACGAATAGGTGACAGCCCGAAGAGCCCGCAGGGCCTCAATCCTGGATACCGGGCTACGGTCGAGTGTGAGCCGAACGCGCCTTTCTCGGCTTCGTCGTCATGTGCCGCAACGCTTTTGACTCAGCCGTCTTGAGCTGCCGAGTACTGCTCGAGTACCGCCTTGGGGATGCGGCCGCGATCGGATATCTCGAGGCCATTGCTCGCGGCCCACTTCCGGACAGCAGTGAGATTCTGATTGGTGGCTTTAGGCTTCGTCGAGCGGCTTGTTCTGTTCGAACTCCTCGGGACCTTGGTGGCAGCCGAGATGTACGGCTTCAGAGCCTTCTCCAGGCCAGCAAGATTCTTCTTCCCAAGGTCGATTGTGTAATCGGTACCTTGGAATGCGAACGAGATTTCCTGGGCGTGCTTGGATCCGTCCAAGTCGTCAGTGATCTGGATAAGGGTGGTCTTTGCCATGACACGATAATGACGGCAGATATGCGACAAATCCACTCACGCAATGCAGCAGGCTCCTTCTGGTTGACCGCGAGACGTAGAACTACAACCGGGCCCGCTTCAGGACCAGGTGACAGATCCACCCCAAGTGCAACGAGACTCGGCGTCACAAGCGGGATCAGCGTGCTGAGCGCAATGGGCGGTCTGTCCGCCCCACGAAGAATTCTCGACGAGCTTGATCGGTCCGGACTGCTCGAGTCCCTAGGTGCATAGGGGCCCGCCGCGGTCTGAGTGCGGATGTTGACCGCAGTGAAGAAAACCACTGCAACCTCACCTGGACAAACGAAGTTCGATACCCGGCGATCATCTCGGTGGCCCGCTGTGGGAGAGCTCAGGCTCACGTCGTCCTGTCACGAGGCTATGCAGCAGACCCGATGGGACTGCTGCAGGTTCGGGTGACAGGTTGACGTGCCCCAGTTGCGGCACGAAGACCTGGAATCACAACGGGATCAGCGCTTGGTGCGCAGGCCTTGTACATCACCGGCCCGGACTCGCTGACCCTCCATCAAGTAGCCGAGCCCATTGGGGCAGCTTGCCGGCGGTCCAGTGGCGGGCGTCGACGAGTCAAACGACGAGCCCGAGGACCGGATGCGGGCCGACGGCTCAGATGGGGTTCGTTGGGTACGTCCACGCCCGTGACTTCATGTCAGATACGCCCGGCAAAACAAGGTGCCCGAGTAGGCAGCACCGCGACGAACGGCACCGTTCGGGGGACCTCGCCGCTAGCGGCGGCGACCGGGTCGATGGTGTCGCCGGCCCAATCGACCAGCATCGCCCGGACATGCTCGTGGGGCAGCGTCGCGACCAGATCGGCGGCGATGTCCTCTTCGCTGAGCACCGTCACCGTGGTGAGCCCTCGTTTCCTCGATCATGCGAACGGGACTGCAGCAAGCAGCGTCTCTGTGTGAGGTAGTTGAGTGCCGCGCGGGCTTCAGTCTCCCCTGGCCGACATGCGGACAATGGCTGCTGTCACGAAACTGAGCCCTAACACCCACTCAACTGCAGAAAGCGCCCATTCTCCATGTATGGCGAGGATCAGACCGGCCCCTAGAACGACTAGGCCGAATATGAGAACCTGCATGACCGTATATCCTTAAGTTTCGTAAGAGGCGATCCATAGTTTCGCCTTCACTCGCTCCCCGGAGACTCGGCATCGATTCGATTTGGCGCCGGGCTTCCCTACCCGTTTCCGCACATAAGTACTGCCGGACTACTCCTGAGCAGGGTTCTTGATCTCCTCGTGTCACAGCCATAACTCGGTGAGTTGGGACTACTGCGTGCGTCTGTTGTTCTCGCCCGCCAAGGTTTCAGAAGTATGGCCTCGGGCAACGTATGGTCGTGGGCCAGTAAGCGATTCGTGCGACAATCGCTGTCAAGCGCTCCGTCGGGGCCACTGTTTGAGGCATGTTCTCCTAGCCTCCGATCGCAGACATGGGACGGGTTGGCTGGAGAAATCTTGAGTCGTTGATGCCGTGGCCCGGCAACTTCCCTGCCACGGCGGCAACCCAACGTTGGGCCAACTCCTCGTCGGAAGCTCCTGCACGAAGAGCACCCCGTAGGTCAGACTCCTGGTGGGCGAAGAGACAATTGCGCACCTGGCCGTCAGCCGTCAGCCGGACTCGATCGCAGTCCCCGCAGAATGGACGCGTGATCGACGCAATCACGCCCACGGTGGCAGGACCACCGTCGACCACAAAGAGCTCGGCGGGGGAACTCCCGCGCGACTCCCTCGCTGGCGACAACTCGAATTCTGTGCTGAGTGACGCAAGAATCTCGTCGGCTGTAATCATCGTGTGCCGACGCCACCCGTGCTGCGCATCCAGCGGCATCTGCTCGATGAAGCGCAGGTGATAATCACGTGCCAGCGCCCAGCGAAGGAGCTCCGGACCTTGGTCATCATTAACCCCGCGGAGCAGAACGGCGTTGATCTTCACCGGACCGAGTCCGGCTTCGTGGGCAGCTTCAAGGCCGGAGATTACGTCGTGCAGCCGGTTACGTCGGGTGATTTTGGTAAAGGTGTCAGAGCGAATGGTGTCGAGGCTGACATTGACTCGGTCGAGTCCCGCTGCAGCGAGCGACTGCGCTTTGCGGGCCAGCCCGAGTGCATTCGTGGTCAACGATATCTCGGGGGCCGCCTCGAGGGCGGCGGTGCGTTGAACGATGTCAACAAGACTTCTACGTAGCAAGGGCTCGCCCCCAGTAAAACGCACCTCGCGCACTCCCAGCAGAGAGGTTGCGATACCAATCAGGCGCACCAACTCATCGTCGGTGAGCACAGACTCGTCAGGCAACCAGGCGAGACCTTCAGCTGGCATGCAATAGGTGCAGCGCAGATTGCAATGGTCCGTCAACGAGACCCGTAGGTCAGAAGCCGTGCGGCCGAAGGCGTCACTCAATGTCCCCATGGGACCAACCTCCCGAGACTGTTCCTCGAACCACTGCAGCCGTATTAGTCCGATCTGTCCGAACTCCCGCAACCAGAGCAGCCTTCATCGCCACATCTAAAACCCGGTCCACTATCTCTTAGTCTCCTTCGATCGCGACTTAGCGAACCTTTCGGGCGTACCGCGCTCGTGACCTAGCGCCCCGAAAGATGGTTTCCCCCCCTCGTTCGAACCTGATCCAGAGACAGATGTTGATGGCTTCCGCATCACCAGCGTTTCGCTGGCCTGAGACTGCAGCCTGTCGACGATCGCCGCAGCCACTTCATTAGTCCCTGAGGTACCCCCAAGGTCAGGTGTGCGAATTCCGTCAGCCAACACACCCTCAAGAGCTGACATGAGTGTCCGGGCCGAAGTGGGCTGTCCGATGTGCTCCAACATCAAGGCGCCGGCCCAGATCTGACCAACAGGATTGGCGACCCCCTTACCCGCGATGTCCGGTGCCGAACCGTGTACTGGCTCGAACATGGAAGGATGCTCCCGTTCGGGGTTCAGATTTGCCGACGGGGCAACGCCAATCGAACCACCGACAGCGGCTACCAGGTCGGAGAGAACATCACCGAATAGGTTCGATGCGACGATCACATCAAGCGACAGCGGCCTCAGGACGGTTCGCGCCGCAAGCGCATCGATCAACACAGACTCCAACCGGACGTCGGGATAATCCACTAGTACCTCCGCGATCACCTGATCCCAGAACGGCATCGAATGGATGATCCCGTTCGATTTGGTCGCCGATACCAGTGATCCGGAACGGCTAGAGGCCAAAGTCGCAGCGTATCTAGCCACTCTGGTAATTCCAGCACGGCTGAAGAGCGCCAGTTGGGTGGCTACCTCCTCCGGTTCGCCCTGGTACGCCCGACCTCCCATCTCGGAGTACTCGCCTTCAATGTTTTCGCGAACAACCACAACGTCTAGCCCTGCGGCATCCCGTAAAGGTGAGTTCACGCCGGGAAGCAAACGCACAGGTCTGAGGTTGACATATTGAAGGAAGGCCCGTCTGATCGGGATGAGCAATCCCCACAGACTGACATGGTCTGGAATCTCAGGATCTCCCACAGCCCCAAGGAAGATCCCGTCTCCGTCGGCGATCTGGTCAAGCCCGTCTCTTGGCATCATTTCACCATCTAGACGGTAGCGATCCGCCCCCCAGTCACGGTGCCGCCAATCGAAGCTGAACCCATCTCGTCGCGCCACCGCATCCAGACAGCCGAGTGCGGCAGGGACGACCTCTTGCCCGATCCCATCGCCTGCGATCACGTCAACCGTGTAGTTCTCCATGCCTGCCTACTCCTCTAAACCCGTCCAGGGTGCACGATCTGTGCTTCGTGCCCCAGGAGACTCGAAGCACAGATCGTCAAGCTATCTATCTCGTCGAATCGTCAGTACCAGCGCGGCGTGTGGCGCCTATCGTGCTCTCAGTTACCCCGCTCAAGTGGCAGACTGGTCGAAACTTCACTATCCGTCCATGTGAGCTCGAGAGTCCCTCGTTTCCTCAACTCGGCGATGAACTCATTCGGATCGTAATAGACCTCGGGGTCAACGAAGCCCTTTCCTGGTCCGGATCCATGCTTGGCGAGCAGATGGGCTCCCACTGCTGCACAAATGCCGGTCTGTCTACCTGTGGCGACATCTCCCCAGTCCACGGGATGCGTGAGGTCGTACACCCGGCGAATGGTTCGACCGTCCTGAGTTCCAAGCACTTCCACTTGTGTGAAGAGTAGGCAGGGAGCAGTGCGCACGCCACCCCACTTCTGCCAGATCCGAGCACGGGTCGCAGCCAGCGGTGTCACACCTGGCATTCCAGGGATCTCCGCTGAATCGAGCAGCCCATACTTGTTCAAAATGCGGATATCATTCATGAGCTCGACCGGCCAGGTCACACGCATTGCGCAGAATTTCAACTCAGGAAAGTGCTTGGGAAGTGTCCGCGGCTCGGTGTGAGAGACGATGTAGACGTGCTGCTTCCCGATGGGTTCGGGGAACTCCGCAACCCGTGAGCCATCCATGGACGCGGCCCAGTGATATCGCCCGTTCTGGAAGTACTGCCGTGTCGGCGTGTCATCCGCGAGTTCCCAGAGAATTGTATCCAGCAGTCCCGGGGAAGGCGCCACTGCCCGCCAAGCCACTCCTTGGATGTGCACCTCCTCGACGGAAGCGAGTTCTTGATGTGCATGATGGACGAGCACATTGGTGAGACCTGGACTCGACCCCAGACCAGACACAGCCGTAATGCCGGCATCTGCCGCTGCACGCTGCTGGGCCGAGGTGGGTTCCGAGATGAGGTCCGCATAATTAACTCCCGCCTCGATCGCCAAGGTGATGACCTCGTCGAACAGGGTCAAGCTCGTGCAATTCATGAGGAGATCAGCACCCCGCAGAGCGGCGAGCATGGCATCACGATCCGCAAGATCTACCACCTGCCCTTCCACGTGCGACCCATTGGTACTCGCCACAACCTCCTCGAGCCGTTTGCTGTCCACGTCGAGCAGGAGGACGCTGCCAATGTCAGCGCAATCCGCGAGTTCACGTGCAACCCATGCGCCAACCTCGCCGGCGGCGCCGAGTACGACGACTCGGGGCTGTGACCGCGTAACGTCGGGCTCATTCATCAGGCGTGGACCTCACCATCAAGCGAGTGCTGGCTGATATCGAAACTGCTCTGCCTGGTCATACATCCTCCAAAGTCACCAAAAAGATTCTCTCCGCAGTGTGTGTGACCACGGTTCGCCTGGGACAGTGGACGAAAGTATGACTTGCCATGGCGACTCCGACACCGACGTCGCCCGCAAGCACACGTGACCTGATATTGGAACTTTGAGCGAGCCCTGCGCCTCAACTTCAGCATCCTCGGACCCCAAAATGCGCACACTCTACTGGTGACTACATCGATCAGTGCCTATACCCAGTGGCGCTCGGACGTTGGGGCGGCTACCCACTGTCGCAGCCACTTCGATGGGTTGTAGTGTCACAGGACGAATGTATGGAAATTGTCCGCATGAACACCTGAGGGCTGCTGGGCATACCGGGCTCGTAGGCGACTGAATTCGTTTTGCAGTTTCCACCACAGGACGTCATCGAACGGAGCAACGGCAAGCATGATCACGATTGAACAGCTGCTGGAACATCCCGAGTTGGGCTGCACCCTGATAGCTGGCGCTTCAGGTGTCCACAAGCACGTCCGATGGGCGCATCTCAGCGAACTGGAGGACCCGACTAGATGGCTTCGAGGCAAGGAACTTCTGATGACCACAGGTTTGGCAATCCCGAAAGATGTCGCGAGCCAGGTCACCTATCTGCAGCGCCTGTCCGATATCGGCGTTTCCGGAGTCGCCATCGGCGTCGGTATGCACGCGCCATCCCTTTCCGCGGAACTCCTCCAGCTATCGGAGGATCTCCAAGTCCCCCTCGTCGAGGTAAGTGGCGGCGTACCTTTTATTGCCATCTCGGAAACTGTGGCCTTAGCTAATCAGGATGCATTGCATCGACGCCTCACGACGCACCTTCGCACCTACGGAGTTCTCGGTGAGGCCAGTCAAAGTCTGATGGAGACTGGCGAGATAGTCCGTCGACTCGAACAGGTCACCGGCTTCCGCATATGGGCAGTGACACGCAGCGGCGCATCGCTGTTTGAGGAAATCGATGTACCGGCTTTCCACGTCCCGCAGGACGTCATCGACCGAGTGCTTGATAACCCAGCCATCCGCTACCCAGAAGAGGTGACTCTGCCCGAAAATGAGGGGGCCGTCTACTTGCTCCCGGTGCACGTCCAGTTGCGACCGGTTGGTGTGCTGGTGACACGGATTAGAGGTCAGCAAGAACCAGACTTGCTTTCCATGCATCACGTCGGAACGATCCTAAGCCACCTTGCGGGCGACCTACTCAAACACCGGGAACAAGTACGTCGCGAAGGAAGTGAGCGTCTTGCACGTATCCTATATGAGTCGGATCAACAACAGAGCCACACGATAGGTGAGCTCTTCACGGACACCGATCCAGGCCAGAAGTTTTGCTTCGCGATCGTAGCGCTCGATGAGACCTCGCACGGCTGGAACGACGTGCACAACTACTTGGTCGAACATGGCTTCGAGCACTACGTAACCAAGCGTGGCGAGAGAGGCGCGATTCTCAGCAGGATTAGCACGGGAACGCTGGATACGTTTGCCAACGTCCTTAGCAAGCACCTTCCCGAAAGCGCAATCGGCTTGAGTTCACCCTCTACGGGCGACACTGACTTGCTGGCATGTCAGCGGCAGGCGCGTTGGGCCTTGCGCTCTGCGGTAGCGGCCAAACAGCCTCTCCAGCAATATGTCGACGCCCCATCGCCTCAATGGTTGCCGATGGAGTCAAGTGGCCTCGAGTTAATCGTGGAGAACGTACTCGGTCCGCTCATAACTTATGACGCATCTCGCGGGACCGAGTTGGTTAGCACGCTAATCGCCTTCTTGGAAGAGAACCGCAGTTGGAAGGCGACAGCAAAACGGCTCTTCGTTCATCGACAGACCTTGATCGGGCGCGTCAGTCGCATCGAAAGCCTCACCGGCCGACAACTTTCCTCAACCGAAGACGTGTGCGACTTGTGGCTTGCCCTCAAGGCTCACACCATCCTCAGGCGTTCGGGTACGGCCACTCTTGATGACTGAACCGAAGCCGCTCGTGTACAAAACTTGAGCAGCGATCCACTGTGTAGTTGATCGGTTTGGACGTCGGCGCGGAGCCAGCTTCTGGCATTACTGGTGGCGCCTCAGGTCGGGTCTCTCCTGATGCCCGCCACCCGGCTCCAGTTGGTGCCGCCCTCCACTGCTCGCAACGGGACGCATCAAAATACACAGATACTCGACTCGGCCACAGGTCACCTCTACTTTTTGTGACACATGTAATCGACTTGGCTCAGTCGTCTGCAATCCCCCGCTTGGCTCGCGCATTCGGAGTTGTGCCCCATATCCCAAAGAATCGCGCCAAGCACTGTCCGACTAGGGAAAGCCAAGGAGGTGGGATAGTAAACTATCCCACCTCCTGATCGTGCTGCCTAACAGGTCGGATGCAGGCAGCGGACCAGTTTTCCCGGTTCCTCCGATCCCAACAGTCGATGCTCTCGACCCCCGGAAGCTTCGCAGAGCGACCTCGTTAGAAAGACCGAGAGTCAATTCAATGTCACATCGTTCTGAACGCGACGTCCATCCTCGATCAAACCCAACAACTTGCTCGGCCCCACGGGAGTACTATCTAACTGCACTCCGAACGGACTCAATGCGTCGGTAATAGCATTCAAAACTGCTGCCGGCGTTGCGATAGTGCCAGCTTCGCCTAGACCCTTGAACCCACCATGCCCGCCGGGAGCAGGAGTCTCAATGTGACCCACGACGATGTCAGGCACCTCCATCGAGGACGGATACAGGTAGTCAAGAAGACTCGCCGACATCAGGACACCGTCCTCATTATAGGAGTGCTCTTCCAACAGGGCGTCACCAATACCCTGCGCGATGGCACCCGCAACCTGGCCCTCCACCACCATCGGGTTAAGCATGACTCCGCAATCCTCTACGGAGACCACCTTTTCGACGTGAACCTTCCCGGTATCGATATCCACTTCGACTACTGCCGCTACACAGCCGTTGCTGTAGCTGCCGTCCGGAGCTGCGGAGCTTGATACCGACAATGCCCCTTCGTCTAGGTTAACGATCGAAGATCCACCACCAAAGTGCACATAGGCAGAGATCTCGGCGATGGATTTGCTTTGCGACGGAGCCCCCCGCACAAAGGCTTTACCTCGCGATATCTCTATGTCTTCAGCACTCGCCTCTAGCATGTCCGCAGCGAGAGCCCTCAGACGTCCCTTCATCTCAGCTGCCGCGCGGCCAATGGTTGCGCCGCCGATGAGTGCGCTCCGACTGGCGTACGTCCCACCTGAATATGGGGTACTTTTCGTGTCGCCCTGAATAATGCGGATATCCTCAATTCGCGCCCCCAAACCATCTGCTGCCAGTTGGGCAAAAGTAGTCTCGTGGCTCTGACCCTGAGAATGCAGGCCAGTCATTACGTAAATGGAGCCATCTACTTGAATGGAAATGGACGCGGTATCATAGTATTTTCCTGGGTAACCCAACTCGTTCCCGATCCGCGCTCCAAACCCAGTAGGTTCGACATACGGACTGACTCCTACACCGACATACCGTCCCCGCTGCCGTTGTTCAACTTGACGGTCACGAATCCCGACGTAATCGACCATGGCCGTGGCCATTTCCAACGCTCGGCGGTAACTTCCTCC
Coding sequences within:
- a CDS encoding DUF2357 domain-containing protein; the encoded protein is MSLRIQTDRWDITVEGVNKASVWEGRAGAQQPRLRVTTEGRDRVLEVTADGTTSHPEARTYDGVGARLVEETNYRLSIVNKVGNQPTMAHLDPALVRDVRPIPGYADVLSGNINFRSQVGDSRFLISDDESSIEVIVEVRPSKLDYETDYEELLDSVTGLARQLVLEFLRATTRGASTGSDPATRQIEWLLLLREEVQGLKQALAYIAANPHQQLVRETQLVAAERIRRPSAATLRAVVRGSGEGSWQVSPGIGRHRSRLPASQPYETLDSPENRWLRVQLERATNSLAQLREAHEASQSNRKGKPSARNVAIANELAAMEESLVPFLSTSPLTDAAPIVAQGFTSLTLQGRPGYREAYQALLRLNMSLIVGGDAVNIPMRDLSELYEIWCFLAVVHQVSEVLDTPIDVFDLIELRDTGVRLNLVPGAKSTVKIQAATCAANVTYNREYQMRSGPQRPDIVIELLRDDMPPVLLLLDAKYRVDSTPEYVRTFGCPGPPADAIGQLHRYRDAITVKYPRYRRGRPVVRAAALFPLGEGDSQAWVEHPYFGAIDEVGIGALPFLPSNTAWVEEWLRHGIDAPADRLAWPGPDFIAWSQVRKPSHL
- the moaA gene encoding GTP 3',8-cyclase MoaA codes for the protein MGTLSDAFGRTASDLRVSLTDHCNLRCTYCMPAEGLAWLPDESVLTDDELVRLIGIATSLLGVREVRFTGGEPLLRRSLVDIVQRTAALEAAPEISLTTNALGLARKAQSLAAAGLDRVNVSLDTIRSDTFTKITRRNRLHDVISGLEAAHEAGLGPVKINAVLLRGVNDDQGPELLRWALARDYHLRFIEQMPLDAQHGWRRHTMITADEILASLSTEFELSPARESRGSSPAELFVVDGGPATVGVIASITRPFCGDCDRVRLTADGQVRNCLFAHQESDLRGALRAGASDEELAQRWVAAVAGKLPGHGINDSRFLQPTRPMSAIGG
- a CDS encoding PucR family transcriptional regulator, which codes for MITIEQLLEHPELGCTLIAGASGVHKHVRWAHLSELEDPTRWLRGKELLMTTGLAIPKDVASQVTYLQRLSDIGVSGVAIGVGMHAPSLSAELLQLSEDLQVPLVEVSGGVPFIAISETVALANQDALHRRLTTHLRTYGVLGEASQSLMETGEIVRRLEQVTGFRIWAVTRSGASLFEEIDVPAFHVPQDVIDRVLDNPAIRYPEEVTLPENEGAVYLLPVHVQLRPVGVLVTRIRGQQEPDLLSMHHVGTILSHLAGDLLKHREQVRREGSERLARILYESDQQQSHTIGELFTDTDPGQKFCFAIVALDETSHGWNDVHNYLVEHGFEHYVTKRGERGAILSRISTGTLDTFANVLSKHLPESAIGLSSPSTGDTDLLACQRQARWALRSAVAAKQPLQQYVDAPSPQWLPMESSGLELIVENVLGPLITYDASRGTELVSTLIAFLEENRSWKATAKRLFVHRQTLIGRVSRIESLTGRQLSSTEDVCDLWLALKAHTILRRSGTATLDD
- a CDS encoding saccharopine dehydrogenase NADP-binding domain-containing protein, which encodes MNEPDVTRSQPRVVVLGAAGEVGAWVARELADCADIGSVLLLDVDSKRLEEVVASTNGSHVEGQVVDLADRDAMLAALRGADLLMNCTSLTLFDEVITLAIEAGVNYADLISEPTSAQQRAAADAGITAVSGLGSSPGLTNVLVHHAHQELASVEEVHIQGVAWRAVAPSPGLLDTILWELADDTPTRQYFQNGRYHWAASMDGSRVAEFPEPIGKQHVYIVSHTEPRTLPKHFPELKFCAMRVTWPVELMNDIRILNKYGLLDSAEIPGMPGVTPLAATRARIWQKWGGVRTAPCLLFTQVEVLGTQDGRTIRRVYDLTHPVDWGDVATGRQTGICAAVGAHLLAKHGSGPGKGFVDPEVYYDPNEFIAELRKRGTLELTWTDSEVSTSLPLERGN
- a CDS encoding tartrate dehydrogenase; the protein is MENYTVDVIAGDGIGQEVVPAALGCLDAVARRDGFSFDWRHRDWGADRYRLDGEMMPRDGLDQIADGDGIFLGAVGDPEIPDHVSLWGLLIPIRRAFLQYVNLRPVRLLPGVNSPLRDAAGLDVVVVRENIEGEYSEMGGRAYQGEPEEVATQLALFSRAGITRVARYAATLASSRSGSLVSATKSNGIIHSMPFWDQVIAEVLVDYPDVRLESVLIDALAARTVLRPLSLDVIVASNLFGDVLSDLVAAVGGSIGVAPSANLNPEREHPSMFEPVHGSAPDIAGKGVANPVGQIWAGALMLEHIGQPTSARTLMSALEGVLADGIRTPDLGGTSGTNEVAAAIVDRLQSQASETLVMRKPSTSVSGSGSNEGGKPSFGALGHERGTPERFAKSRSKETKR
- a CDS encoding Lsr2 family protein — translated: MAKTTLIQITDDLDGSKHAQEISFAFQGTDYTIDLGKKNLAGLEKALKPYISAATKVPRSSNRTSRSTKPKATNQNLTAVRKWAASNGLEISDRGRIPKAVLEQYSAAQDG